In a genomic window of Streptomyces pristinaespiralis:
- a CDS encoding alpha/beta fold hydrolase has product MHEIELSPVRAIELSAGTVEYTDTGGSGETVVLLHGLGFDESVWHAVVDGLRADFRVVVPVLPMGSHRRPMRPDADLSAQGVADLLAEFLERLDLRDVTLVQNDAGTAQLLVGVRDERVHRLVLTSCEALENYPPGVQGRMLQVLSRVPGGIFLLLQTFRVPLLVRLPNSLGGMAEHPIPYGLVRRWYGPLLTDKRIRRDFAAFLHSTRKDTYLRAAERLRGFRGPALVAWGAKDRMMPHATGRRLADLLPRGEYVEIPDARTLVQLDNPGALCAELRRFIKESPAPPRQDAAG; this is encoded by the coding sequence ATGCATGAGATCGAGTTGAGCCCGGTGCGCGCGATCGAGCTGAGCGCCGGGACCGTCGAGTACACGGACACCGGCGGAAGCGGCGAGACCGTGGTGCTGCTGCACGGACTGGGCTTCGACGAGTCGGTGTGGCACGCCGTCGTGGACGGCCTTCGCGCCGACTTCCGGGTCGTGGTCCCCGTCCTGCCGATGGGGAGCCACCGACGGCCGATGCGCCCGGACGCCGATCTGTCGGCACAGGGCGTGGCGGACCTGCTGGCCGAGTTCCTCGAACGGCTCGACCTGCGGGACGTCACCCTGGTCCAGAACGACGCCGGTACGGCCCAGCTGCTCGTCGGGGTACGCGACGAGCGCGTCCACCGGCTGGTCCTCACCTCCTGCGAGGCGCTGGAGAACTACCCGCCCGGCGTGCAGGGCAGGATGCTTCAGGTCCTGAGCCGGGTCCCCGGCGGCATCTTCCTGCTGCTCCAGACCTTCCGGGTGCCTCTCCTGGTCCGGCTGCCCAACTCGCTCGGCGGCATGGCGGAGCACCCGATCCCGTACGGGCTCGTCCGCCGCTGGTACGGGCCCCTGCTCACCGACAAGAGGATCCGGCGGGACTTCGCAGCCTTCCTCCACAGCACGCGGAAGGACACCTACCTGCGGGCGGCCGAGCGCCTGCGCGGCTTCCGCGGGCCCGCGCTCGTCGCGTGGGGAGCGAAGGACCGCATGATGCCGCACGCGACCGGCCGCCGGCTCGCGGACCTGCTGCCACGCGGCGAGTACGTCGAGATCCCGGACGCCCGCACCCTCGTCCAGCTCGACAACCCCGGGGCCCTGTGCGCCGAACTGCGCCGGTTCATCAAGGAGTCGCCCGCCCCACCCCGGCAGGACGCCGCCGGCTGA
- a CDS encoding TetR/AcrR family transcriptional regulator codes for MRTTGDTRARILDAATELFRRQGYAATGMKQILTTAGATYGSAYHFYPGGKTQLGEDVVRTSGAAYLALIGELFQDRAADPAETTARAFTGAAQTLLDLDYADPCPIATIALEVAGTNEALRVATAEVFDSWTDALAAFYGSFGIAESRATARSVIALLEGAFMLGRAARSTAPVLDAAPAAAAIVRAAAGRSPLSGRTEGETL; via the coding sequence ATGAGAACGACAGGCGACACACGAGCGCGCATCCTGGACGCCGCCACCGAACTCTTCCGGCGGCAGGGCTACGCGGCCACGGGCATGAAACAGATCCTCACGACGGCCGGGGCGACCTACGGGTCCGCCTACCACTTCTATCCCGGCGGCAAGACCCAGCTCGGCGAGGACGTGGTCCGCACCTCGGGCGCCGCCTATCTGGCGCTGATCGGCGAGCTGTTCCAGGACCGGGCCGCCGACCCGGCGGAGACGACCGCCCGGGCGTTCACCGGGGCGGCGCAGACACTGCTCGACCTGGATTACGCGGACCCCTGCCCCATCGCCACCATCGCCCTGGAGGTCGCCGGGACCAACGAGGCCCTGCGGGTGGCCACCGCGGAGGTGTTCGATTCCTGGACCGACGCCCTCGCCGCCTTCTACGGCTCCTTCGGCATCGCCGAGTCCCGCGCCACGGCACGGTCGGTGATCGCACTGCTCGAAGGCGCCTTCATGCTCGGCCGCGCCGCGCGCTCCACGGCCCCGGTCCTCGACGCCGCCCCCGCGGCGGCCGCGATCGTCCGTGCCGCCGCCGGCCGGTCCCCCCTCTCCGGCCGCACCGAAGGGGAGACTTTGTGA
- a CDS encoding carbohydrate kinase family protein, with protein sequence MIVVAGEALIDLVPQTGGELPAPLLPARGGGPYNTAVALGRLGADVSFCSRISTDAFGESLIGRLREEGVDTALVQRGPEPTTLAVAAIGPGGSAAYTFYVEGTADRLFTVPPELPAATRALSLGTCALVLEPGASAYEELMRREAARGVFIALDPNIRPGLIPDADAYRARFRSWLPHVSMLKLSEEDADWLGNDVGTWLAAGPAAVVLTHGGDGLTVLTREGDRLSVPGERVRVVDTIGAGDTVNAALLHALSERDLLSPGALGQLPPARWREVLGFAARAAALTCTKAGAEPPYAHELRDDGDGPAAGGS encoded by the coding sequence GTGATCGTCGTCGCCGGTGAGGCGCTGATCGACCTCGTGCCGCAGACCGGCGGTGAGCTGCCTGCTCCCCTGCTGCCCGCCCGCGGCGGCGGCCCCTACAACACCGCCGTCGCGCTCGGCCGGCTCGGCGCCGACGTCTCCTTCTGCTCCCGGATCTCCACCGACGCCTTCGGCGAGTCGCTCATCGGGCGCCTGCGCGAGGAGGGAGTGGACACCGCACTCGTGCAGCGTGGCCCCGAGCCCACCACGCTGGCCGTCGCGGCGATCGGCCCCGGCGGCTCCGCGGCCTACACCTTCTACGTCGAGGGCACCGCGGACCGGCTCTTCACGGTGCCGCCCGAGCTGCCGGCCGCCACGCGCGCCCTGTCGCTCGGCACCTGCGCACTGGTACTCGAACCGGGCGCGAGCGCGTACGAGGAGCTGATGCGACGGGAGGCGGCGCGCGGCGTCTTCATCGCGCTCGACCCGAACATCCGGCCCGGCCTCATCCCGGACGCGGACGCCTACCGGGCGCGGTTCAGGAGCTGGCTCCCGCACGTGTCGATGCTCAAGCTGAGCGAGGAGGACGCCGACTGGCTGGGGAACGACGTCGGCACCTGGCTCGCCGCGGGGCCCGCGGCGGTGGTGCTCACCCATGGCGGGGACGGGCTCACGGTCCTCACCCGGGAAGGCGACCGGCTCTCCGTCCCCGGCGAGCGGGTCCGTGTCGTGGACACCATCGGGGCGGGCGACACGGTGAACGCGGCGCTCCTGCACGCCCTGTCCGAGCGGGACCTGCTGTCGCCCGGTGCCCTCGGTCAGCTGCCGCCTGCCCGCTGGCGCGAGGTGCTGGGATTCGCGGCCAGGGCCGCGGCGCTCACCTGCACGAAGGCCGGCGCCGAACCTCCCTACGCCCACGAACTGCGGGACGACGGCGACGGGCCTGCCGCGGGAGGCTCGTGA
- a CDS encoding Rieske (2Fe-2S) protein — protein MADTLPNPASDDTTRFEAAPDPDGTLIPVPSQAPQGKPIRDDARITVSPRQERGYYVQIYNGPPDPPSEVEESLSEFLSDLLTETGQKAIEDALFVGAPAVLEFLASAAGVLASVLTTSPLLHEQFFRGVMDDGTAVTYVVLTPKD, from the coding sequence ATGGCAGACACACTTCCCAACCCGGCAAGCGACGACACGACCCGATTCGAAGCCGCGCCCGACCCGGACGGCACATTGATCCCGGTGCCGTCACAGGCGCCGCAGGGCAAGCCGATTCGAGACGATGCACGGATCACGGTCAGTCCACGTCAGGAGCGCGGCTACTACGTACAGATCTACAACGGTCCGCCCGACCCGCCGAGTGAGGTCGAAGAATCCCTCAGCGAGTTCCTCTCGGACCTCCTCACGGAGACCGGTCAGAAAGCAATAGAGGACGCGCTCTTCGTGGGGGCACCTGCGGTTCTGGAATTCCTCGCTTCGGCCGCAGGCGTGTTGGCGTCCGTTCTCACCACCTCGCCCTTGCTGCACGAACAATTCTTCAGGGGTGTCATGGATGACGGGACGGCCGTCACTTATGTGGTGCTCACCCCCAAGGATTAG
- a CDS encoding hemerythrin domain-containing protein, translating into MAHGGNVIQELTADHREVDQMFAEIEAQAAGDPRRRELADELTKELVRHSVAEEEYLYPAVRRFVDDGDDLADEEISDHAQVERMLKELEGCKADDPRFDTLITQLKSAVTSHVADEEKRLFPLLAESCSADLLMELGDKVRTAKQSAPTRPHPSTPHTAQANKLLAPGMGMVDRVRDLLTGRATG; encoded by the coding sequence ATGGCACACGGCGGGAACGTCATCCAGGAACTGACGGCCGACCACCGAGAGGTCGACCAGATGTTCGCCGAGATCGAGGCCCAGGCCGCCGGAGACCCGCGGCGCCGGGAGCTGGCGGACGAACTGACCAAGGAACTCGTCCGGCACTCCGTCGCCGAGGAGGAGTACCTCTATCCCGCGGTCCGCCGCTTCGTCGACGACGGCGACGACCTGGCGGACGAGGAGATCTCCGACCACGCCCAGGTCGAACGCATGCTCAAGGAGCTCGAGGGCTGCAAGGCCGACGATCCCCGGTTCGACACCCTGATCACCCAGCTGAAGTCCGCCGTCACCTCGCACGTCGCCGACGAGGAGAAGCGGCTGTTCCCCCTGCTCGCCGAGTCGTGCAGCGCGGACCTGCTGATGGAGCTGGGCGACAAGGTGCGCACCGCCAAGCAGAGCGCCCCGACCCGCCCGCACCCCTCCACCCCGCACACCGCCCAGGCCAACAAGCTGCTCGCCCCCGGCATGGGCATGGTGGACCGGGTCCGCGATCTCCTCACCGGGCGCGCCACCGGCTAG
- a CDS encoding alkaline phosphatase D family protein: MGARPVSRRQLLGFGGAGAAVLMLGTGEWGSGSAFASPVMKDDPFSLGVASGEPWPDGVVLWTRLAPDPFAEDGKGGMPGRPVRVHYELAHDERFRRIVRSGSVVATPELAHSVHPEIHGLRPDREYYYRFRAGSYVSPVGRTRTTPPAWSTPKDLKFAFASCQAWQDGYFTAYEHLAQEDLDLVVHLGDYLYEYGVKSNKRGVVTDARFHTETVDLARYRLQYGLYKSEAPLQQAHARFPWIMTFDDHEVENNWADGIPEKDQDPQAFTQRRAAAFQALYEHAPLRRAQLPQGPDVQMYRRLSYGRLADFTMLDTRQYRDDQPCGDGLSADCADRFAPDRSLLGDRQREWVLNGFSRSAARWQVLGNQAPMGQTDHDPGPGTTVWMDPWDGYVAERNRLLAEADGRGVRNLVVITGDRHQNYAWDLKRDYEDPGSATVGSEFVGTSVTSGGDGADMTAEGTKFLAANPHMKFFNGQRGYVRVRVEPGRWTSDFRVLPYVTRPGAPVSTRASVVVEDGVPGVQV; the protein is encoded by the coding sequence GTGGGCGCACGTCCCGTTTCCCGGCGGCAGTTGCTCGGCTTCGGCGGCGCAGGCGCCGCCGTACTGATGCTCGGCACCGGCGAGTGGGGCTCCGGCTCCGCGTTCGCCTCGCCGGTCATGAAGGACGATCCCTTCTCCCTCGGCGTCGCGTCCGGCGAGCCGTGGCCCGACGGCGTGGTGCTGTGGACGCGGCTGGCCCCCGACCCGTTCGCCGAGGACGGGAAGGGCGGCATGCCCGGCCGGCCGGTCCGCGTGCACTACGAACTGGCCCACGACGAGCGGTTCCGGCGCATCGTCCGCAGCGGCAGCGTCGTCGCCACACCGGAACTGGCGCACTCGGTCCACCCCGAGATACACGGGCTCCGGCCCGACCGTGAGTACTACTACCGCTTCCGTGCCGGCTCGTACGTCTCGCCCGTGGGCCGCACCAGGACCACCCCGCCGGCGTGGAGCACCCCCAAGGACCTGAAGTTCGCCTTCGCGTCCTGCCAGGCCTGGCAGGACGGCTACTTCACCGCCTACGAGCACCTGGCGCAGGAGGACCTCGACCTGGTGGTGCATCTCGGCGACTACCTCTACGAATACGGCGTCAAGTCCAACAAGCGCGGGGTGGTCACCGACGCCAGGTTCCACACGGAGACCGTCGACCTCGCCCGCTACCGCCTCCAGTACGGTCTCTACAAGTCCGAGGCCCCGCTGCAGCAGGCGCACGCCCGCTTCCCGTGGATCATGACCTTCGACGACCACGAGGTCGAGAACAACTGGGCCGACGGCATACCCGAGAAGGACCAGGACCCGCAGGCGTTCACACAGCGCAGAGCGGCCGCGTTCCAGGCCCTGTACGAGCACGCGCCGCTGCGCCGCGCCCAGTTGCCGCAGGGCCCCGACGTGCAGATGTACCGCAGGCTCTCCTACGGCAGGCTCGCCGACTTCACGATGCTCGACACCCGGCAGTACCGCGACGACCAGCCCTGCGGCGACGGCCTCTCCGCCGACTGCGCCGACCGGTTCGCCCCGGACCGCAGCCTGCTCGGCGACCGTCAGCGCGAGTGGGTGCTGAACGGTTTCAGCCGGTCCGCCGCCCGCTGGCAGGTGCTGGGCAACCAGGCGCCGATGGGCCAGACCGACCACGACCCGGGACCGGGCACGACGGTGTGGATGGATCCCTGGGACGGCTACGTCGCGGAGCGGAACCGCCTTCTCGCCGAGGCGGACGGCCGGGGCGTGCGCAATCTCGTCGTGATCACCGGCGACCGCCACCAGAACTACGCGTGGGACCTCAAGCGCGACTACGAGGACCCCGGGTCGGCGACCGTGGGCAGTGAGTTCGTCGGAACGTCCGTCACCAGCGGCGGCGACGGCGCCGACATGACGGCAGAGGGCACCAAGTTCCTCGCGGCCAACCCGCACATGAAGTTCTTCAACGGCCAGCGTGGCTACGTGCGGGTGCGGGTCGAACCCGGGCGCTGGACCAGTGACTTCCGCGTCCTGCCGTACGTGACCAGGCCGGGCGCTCCCGTCTCGACCCGCGCCAGCGTGGTCGTGGAGGACGGCGTTCCGGGCGTCCAGGTCTGA
- a CDS encoding SDR family NAD(P)-dependent oxidoreductase: MNRPTTLITGATQGLGRGIALDLARRGGTVLLHGRDRVRLDAVAAEVRATAPGATVRTYLADLADLRQVRAMAERILAAEPHLDALVNNAVAGGGTEPLRRELSAQGHELRFAVNHLAPYALVRGLLPLLMSSAPARVVNVASVGQERIDFDDIMLERDYEGLRAYCRSKLALIMATFELGGELAGTGVTVNALHPAHLMDTQGVRDYGLTPVIGIEEGVRPTVRLVTDPDVAGVTGRYFDRFTDSRAHEQAYDADARRRLMELTHRLVGEPAAAH, from the coding sequence ATGAACCGACCCACCACTTTGATCACCGGCGCGACCCAGGGCCTGGGCCGCGGGATCGCGCTCGACCTCGCACGCCGCGGCGGAACCGTGCTGCTCCACGGCCGTGACCGGGTGCGCCTCGACGCGGTGGCGGCCGAGGTCCGGGCAACCGCACCCGGGGCCACCGTGCGCACCTACCTCGCCGACCTGGCGGACCTCCGCCAGGTGCGCGCGATGGCCGAGCGGATCCTGGCCGCGGAGCCGCACCTCGACGCGCTGGTGAACAACGCCGTCGCCGGGGGCGGCACCGAACCGCTGCGGCGGGAACTGAGCGCCCAGGGCCACGAGTTGCGTTTCGCCGTCAACCACCTGGCGCCGTACGCCCTCGTCCGTGGTCTGCTGCCCCTGCTGATGTCCTCCGCGCCCGCCCGCGTGGTCAATGTCGCCTCGGTCGGACAGGAACGCATCGACTTCGACGACATCATGCTGGAGCGGGACTACGAGGGGCTGCGCGCCTACTGCCGCAGCAAGCTGGCACTGATCATGGCCACCTTCGAGCTGGGCGGGGAACTCGCCGGCACGGGTGTCACCGTCAACGCCCTGCACCCGGCGCACCTGATGGACACCCAAGGGGTGCGGGACTACGGCCTCACCCCCGTCATCGGCATCGAGGAAGGCGTCAGGCCGACCGTGCGACTGGTCACCGACCCGGACGTGGCCGGCGTGACGGGCCGTTACTTCGACCGCTTCACCGACTCCCGCGCCCACGAGCAGGCTTACGACGCCGACGCCCGCAGGCGCCTCATGGAACTGACGCACCGCCTCGTCGGAGAGCCGGCCGCCGCGCACTGA
- a CDS encoding gamma carbonic anhydrase family protein has product MLIEHRGRSPVVPPSAYVAPSAVLCGAVVLGERARVLHGAVLTAEDGEVRTGADVVVMEHSLVRGRAGHPAVLGDAVLIGPHTHVNGATVEDEVFVATGASLFPGAVAGARSELRINSVLHVNSRLAPGTVVPIGWIAAGDPAELFSPDRHDELWDKQRDLDFPGTVYGLPRGTGMRTLMARQTDYYGAHMDDRPLNG; this is encoded by the coding sequence ATGCTGATCGAACATCGCGGCAGGAGCCCCGTGGTTCCCCCGTCCGCCTATGTGGCTCCCTCGGCCGTCCTGTGCGGAGCCGTCGTCCTGGGGGAGCGGGCGCGTGTGCTGCACGGCGCGGTCCTCACCGCGGAGGACGGCGAAGTGCGCACGGGAGCGGACGTGGTGGTGATGGAGCACTCACTGGTCCGCGGCCGGGCGGGGCATCCCGCGGTGCTGGGGGACGCGGTGCTCATCGGTCCGCACACACATGTCAACGGTGCGACCGTCGAGGACGAGGTCTTCGTGGCGACGGGTGCCTCGCTCTTCCCCGGCGCGGTGGCCGGGGCCCGCTCCGAGCTGCGGATCAACAGCGTGCTGCACGTCAACTCCCGGCTGGCGCCGGGGACGGTCGTCCCGATCGGGTGGATCGCCGCCGGAGACCCGGCCGAGCTGTTCTCCCCGGACCGGCACGACGAGCTGTGGGACAAGCAGCGGGATCTCGACTTCCCGGGCACCGTCTACGGGCTTCCGCGGGGGACCGGGATGCGCACCCTGATGGCCCGCCAGACGGACTACTACGGAGCTCACATGGACGACCGGCCGCTGAACGGCTGA
- a CDS encoding NAD(P)H-dependent amine dehydrogenase family protein, which translates to MISTVVWGTGNAGRAAIRAVAAHPALALTAVIVHNPDKVGRDAGELGGLGHRLGIAATDDTEAVLAAGPRAVVYAATGDVRPDEALSDVVRAIRAGAVVVTPSMYALYDHRSAPAELRDPVLAAVEAGGGSLFVSGVDPGWGNDVLPLLISGLGTTVDVIRCQEIFDYSTYDQPDSVRYLIGMGMPMDYLPPMLAPTVPTMVWGGQIRLMARALGVELEEIRETLERRPLGATVSTRTMGDFEAGTQGAVRFEVQGVVEGEPRIVVEHITRIHPSCAPGWPVPPDGAGAHRVIIEGRPRIEVTVEATDEDENRSAGGNATAVGRLVGAIDWLADAPPGLYDALDVPLRPAVGRLGRRRR; encoded by the coding sequence ATGATTTCCACGGTGGTCTGGGGAACGGGCAACGCGGGCCGTGCGGCGATCCGTGCCGTGGCGGCCCATCCCGCGCTGGCTCTCACCGCCGTCATCGTCCACAATCCCGACAAGGTGGGCCGTGACGCGGGTGAACTGGGCGGTCTCGGCCACCGGCTGGGGATCGCGGCGACCGACGACACCGAAGCGGTGCTGGCCGCCGGTCCGCGGGCGGTGGTGTACGCGGCGACGGGCGACGTCCGCCCCGACGAGGCGCTGTCCGACGTCGTCCGGGCGATCAGGGCGGGAGCCGTCGTCGTCACCCCGTCGATGTACGCCCTCTACGACCACCGGAGCGCCCCGGCGGAGCTGCGGGACCCGGTGCTGGCCGCCGTCGAGGCGGGCGGCGGCTCGCTGTTCGTCTCCGGCGTCGATCCGGGCTGGGGCAACGACGTGCTGCCGCTGCTGATCAGCGGACTCGGCACCACCGTGGACGTGATCCGCTGCCAGGAGATCTTCGACTACTCCACCTACGACCAGCCCGACTCGGTCCGGTACCTGATCGGCATGGGGATGCCGATGGACTACCTGCCACCGATGCTCGCGCCGACGGTGCCGACCATGGTGTGGGGCGGGCAGATACGGCTGATGGCGAGGGCCCTCGGCGTCGAACTCGAAGAGATACGCGAGACCTTGGAGCGCCGCCCCCTGGGCGCCACGGTGAGCACCAGGACGATGGGCGACTTCGAGGCGGGCACCCAGGGCGCGGTGCGTTTCGAGGTGCAGGGAGTCGTCGAAGGCGAGCCCCGCATCGTCGTCGAGCACATCACCCGCATCCATCCGTCCTGCGCGCCCGGCTGGCCGGTGCCGCCCGACGGTGCGGGAGCCCATCGGGTGATCATCGAGGGCCGTCCGCGGATCGAGGTCACGGTCGAGGCCACCGACGAGGACGAGAACCGGTCCGCAGGGGGCAACGCCACCGCCGTGGGCCGGCTGGTGGGCGCCATCGACTGGCTCGCGGACGCTCCGCCGGGCCTCTACGACGCGCTCGACGTACCGCTGCGGCCCGCGGTCGGCAGACTGGGAAGGAGACGACGATGA
- a CDS encoding carboxymuconolactone decarboxylase family protein — protein sequence MNIDIPEGRNPIEYVWGEMVPGIGTAASAFSLAVYAHTTLGLREFEAARLRIAQINGCSFCLDWRTERDGRTVEDGFADAVTGWRTTEAFDDRTRLAAEYAERYATDHHGLDDEFWRRMTAHYSQTEIVELSMSIGSWLAFGRLNHVLGLDTVCVLPGH from the coding sequence ATGAACATCGACATCCCCGAGGGCAGGAACCCGATCGAGTACGTGTGGGGGGAGATGGTCCCCGGGATCGGGACGGCCGCCTCCGCGTTCTCCCTGGCGGTGTACGCGCACACCACCCTGGGCCTGCGGGAGTTCGAGGCCGCGCGGCTGCGGATCGCGCAGATCAACGGCTGTTCCTTCTGCCTGGACTGGCGCACCGAGCGCGACGGTCGCACCGTCGAGGACGGCTTCGCCGACGCGGTGACGGGCTGGCGCACCACGGAGGCCTTCGACGACCGCACCAGGCTGGCCGCCGAGTACGCGGAGCGGTACGCCACCGACCACCACGGCCTCGACGACGAGTTCTGGCGCCGGATGACCGCGCACTACAGCCAGACGGAGATCGTGGAGCTGAGCATGAGCATCGGATCGTGGCTGGCGTTCGGCCGGCTCAACCATGTGCTGGGGCTGGACACCGTGTGCGTGCTCCCCGGTCACTGA